From Paenibacillus sp. V4I7, one genomic window encodes:
- a CDS encoding CBO0543 family protein: MHFVIGFIIIGAAYRWGDWRNWKKYHSTMMYFALGNLLYHYLCANHLLWQLMPDFSLSHSITEMIYTFIVFPATALLFLTNYPEGRMKVVFHYIQWVLIYGGTEYVLHMFGRIQYQYGWGFWWSLLFDCTMFPMLRLFSVKPLLAYLVSAVLTVFWVVLFKVPVNVPIELRGS; encoded by the coding sequence ATGCACTTTGTAATAGGCTTCATCATCATTGGGGCAGCTTATCGGTGGGGGGATTGGCGGAACTGGAAGAAGTATCATTCGACCATGATGTACTTTGCGCTGGGGAACTTACTGTACCACTATCTCTGTGCCAACCATCTGTTATGGCAGTTAATGCCTGACTTTTCCCTTAGTCATAGTATAACCGAAATGATCTATACCTTTATTGTTTTCCCGGCTACAGCGCTGCTATTCCTAACGAACTATCCAGAGGGTCGGATGAAGGTCGTCTTTCACTATATCCAATGGGTACTCATTTACGGCGGTACAGAATACGTTTTGCATATGTTCGGGCGAATTCAGTATCAATATGGCTGGGGGTTTTGGTGGTCCTTGTTATTTGACTGCACGATGTTTCCTATGTTGAGACTTTTCTCGGTGAAGCCCCTGCTGGCGTATTTAGTTTCAGCTGTACTTACGGTCTTCTGGGTGGTGCTGTTCAAGGTTCCGGTGAATGTGCCAATTGAGCTTAGGGGATCGTAG
- a CDS encoding SMI1/KNR4 family protein gives MPAIAEDLISFQKSLGFKLPEDYYNFLTICNGCSLFDDPQYGGYMHGKIYTRLRTRNQMKAI, from the coding sequence ATGCCTGCTATAGCAGAAGATCTAATAAGTTTTCAGAAAAGCTTAGGATTCAAACTCCCCGAAGACTATTACAATTTCCTCACAATATGTAATGGTTGTTCTTTATTTGATGATCCTCAATATGGCGGTTATATGCATGGCAAGATATACACCAGGCTACGTACGAGGAACCAAATGAAGGCTATTTGA
- a CDS encoding MerR family DNA-binding protein codes for MEWLQFLIRLRDTGMPIREMQHFAEMRYLGDETVAERRQMLEDHKKQIREQIDQLIVNLEALNEKTDYYKVLERDIEERTRTKPL; via the coding sequence GTGGAATGGCTCCAGTTCCTCATCCGCCTACGTGATACCGGCATGCCGATTCGCGAAATGCAGCATTTCGCCGAGATGCGCTACCTCGGTGACGAGACGGTCGCCGAACGCAGACAGATGCTCGAGGACCATAAAAAACAGATCCGGGAGCAGATCGACCAGCTTATCGTAAACTTAGAGGCCTTAAACGAGAAAACCGATTATTACAAGGTGTTGGAGCGGGACATTGAAGAGCGAACACGAACCAAACCGCTCTGA